Proteins encoded in a region of the Nitrospira sp. genome:
- the ahcY gene encoding adenosylhomocysteinase, whose protein sequence is MDYDVKDIKLADAGKLKIEWAEATMPVLRLIRKRFKRQQPLKGVRVTACLHVTTETANLAITLKAGGADVRLCASNPLSTQDDVAAALVQHEGIPTFAIKGEDNATYYRHIESAIAHRPHLSMDDGADVVSHLHSKRKDLLRNVIGGTEETTTGVIRLRSMAEKKVLKFPVISVNDADTKHMFDNRYGTGQSTMDGIIRATNRLVCGSVFVVAGYGWCGRGIAMRAKGMGADVVVTEIDPLKALEAVMDGYRVMPMEEAAPIGDFFVTVTGNLKVIRGEHFAKMKDGAIVCNSGHFNVELDIPALEKLAKKRKVVRDGVEQFTYKNGNRVSLLGEGRLVNLATAEGHPSSVMDMSFANQALAAEYIVKNYKMLEKKVYPVPAVIDKEISRLKLAGMGVDIDKLTKEQEKYLASWEMGT, encoded by the coding sequence GTGGATTACGATGTGAAAGACATTAAGCTGGCAGACGCGGGTAAGTTAAAGATCGAATGGGCCGAAGCCACCATGCCGGTGCTGCGACTCATCCGGAAACGGTTCAAACGGCAACAGCCGCTCAAGGGCGTACGGGTCACCGCCTGTCTCCACGTCACCACAGAAACGGCCAACCTGGCGATCACGCTGAAAGCCGGCGGAGCCGATGTGCGCCTCTGCGCCTCGAACCCCCTCAGCACCCAGGACGACGTCGCCGCCGCCCTGGTTCAGCATGAAGGGATTCCCACCTTCGCCATCAAGGGCGAGGACAACGCCACCTACTATCGCCATATCGAATCAGCCATTGCCCATCGCCCCCATCTCTCGATGGACGACGGCGCCGACGTGGTGTCGCATCTGCACTCGAAGCGGAAAGATCTCCTCCGCAACGTGATCGGGGGAACGGAAGAAACCACGACGGGCGTCATTCGCCTGCGCAGCATGGCCGAGAAAAAAGTCCTCAAGTTCCCGGTCATCTCCGTCAACGATGCCGACACCAAGCACATGTTCGACAATCGATACGGCACCGGTCAGTCCACCATGGACGGCATTATTCGGGCGACGAACCGCTTGGTCTGCGGCTCCGTCTTCGTCGTGGCCGGATATGGCTGGTGCGGACGCGGGATCGCCATGCGCGCCAAGGGTATGGGCGCAGATGTCGTCGTCACCGAGATCGATCCATTGAAAGCGCTCGAAGCCGTGATGGATGGCTATCGCGTCATGCCGATGGAGGAAGCCGCCCCGATCGGCGATTTCTTTGTGACCGTAACCGGCAACTTGAAAGTCATTCGCGGCGAGCATTTCGCAAAGATGAAGGATGGCGCCATCGTCTGCAACAGCGGCCACTTCAACGTGGAGTTGGATATTCCGGCCTTGGAGAAACTGGCCAAGAAGCGGAAAGTCGTCCGCGACGGCGTCGAACAGTTCACCTACAAAAACGGCAACCGCGTGAGTCTCCTCGGCGAAGGCCGCCTGGTCAATCTCGCGACCGCCGAAGGCCATCCTTCCAGCGTCATGGACATGAGCTTCGCCAACCAGGCGCTCGCTGCCGAATACATCGTGAAGAACTACAAGATGCTCGAGAAGAAGGTGTACCCGGTCCCTGCCGTCATCGACAAAGAAATCTCGCGCCTCAAGCTCGCCGGCATGGGCGTGGACATCGACAAGTTGACGAAGGAACAAGAGAAGTATCTGGCATCGTGGGAGATGGGAACATAA